One Syntrophobacterales bacterium DNA segment encodes these proteins:
- a CDS encoding GNAT family N-acetyltransferase — MSWTVAPNARGRGVAKRVVALLAQEISEPIRAEVKVDNIASARIAEHAGMAFNREVEGVIHYSREALK; from the coding sequence TTGTCCTGGACTGTAGCCCCAAACGCGAGAGGGCGCGGAGTGGCAAAACGGGTGGTTGCTTTATTAGCCCAGGAAATTTCCGAACCAATCCGAGCAGAAGTAAAGGTTGACAACATAGCGTCAGCTCGGATCGCTGAACATGCAGGTATGGCATTCAATAGAGAAGTTGAAGGTGTTATTCATTACAGCCGAGAAGCATTGAAATGA
- a CDS encoding transposase: MTTFAGSLPAAHKKVIEDIIRCRTELCGSNVFICQECHRETTVFRSCGNRHCPVCQNHKTRQWLEKQMERQLPGHHFMITFTVPEQLRRFIRSHQKIAYAALFAASSTTLKKLVADDKLVGGDCPGFFGVLHTWGRQLEYHPHIHYIVPGGALKRETGFWHSSRVDFFLPVRALSGIFRAKFRDEMKKDGLLDQIQPDVWQIAWNVNSQAVGSSEGSLKYLAPYVFKVAISDSRIVGVHQRQVTFRYKKQRSARFRTMSLDAMEFIRRYLQHVLPHGFMKIRYYGFLGSGSSITYDDVRDAIELSLECFAERHPTAKKEKKPAPYCPHCQGTLIFHYAVEAEAFVALMKPG, from the coding sequence TGCGGCAGCAATGTTTTCATCTGTCAAGAATGTCATCGAGAAACCACCGTTTTTCGCTCCTGCGGAAATCGTCATTGTCCCGTCTGCCAGAATCACAAAACCCGGCAATGGCTGGAAAAACAGATGGAACGACAACTTCCCGGACATCACTTCATGATAACCTTCACAGTTCCCGAACAACTGCGCCGTTTTATCAGGAGTCACCAGAAGATCGCCTATGCGGCCCTGTTTGCGGCATCGTCAACTACACTGAAAAAGCTTGTCGCCGATGACAAATTGGTGGGCGGCGATTGCCCCGGCTTTTTCGGGGTTCTGCACACCTGGGGCAGACAACTGGAATATCACCCTCACATTCATTACATTGTCCCCGGCGGTGCGCTGAAGCGGGAAACCGGCTTCTGGCATTCTTCGCGGGTCGATTTCTTCCTGCCGGTCAGGGCGCTTTCCGGGATATTTCGCGCCAAATTCCGGGACGAGATGAAAAAGGACGGGCTTCTTGACCAGATCCAGCCGGACGTCTGGCAAATTGCCTGGAATGTCAATTCCCAAGCCGTCGGCAGCAGCGAGGGAAGCCTGAAGTATCTGGCCCCTTATGTCTTCAAGGTCGCCATTTCGGACAGTCGGATTGTCGGCGTCCACCAGCGCCAGGTTACATTCCGTTACAAAAAACAGCGAAGTGCCCGTTTTCGCACGATGTCGCTCGACGCCATGGAATTCATCCGCCGTTATCTTCAGCACGTATTACCCCATGGATTCATGAAAATCCGCTATTATGGGTTCCTTGGCTCGGGCTCATCGATAACATACGATGATGTCAGGGACGCGATAGAGCTGTCCCTGGAATGCTTCGCGGAAAGGCATCCGACTGCGAAGAAAGAGAAAAAACCAGCGCCGTACTGTCCCCATTGCCAGGGTACATTGATTTTTCATTACGCTGTCGAAGCGGAAGCCTTCGTTGCCTTGATGAAACCGGGGTAG